From the genome of Constrictibacter sp. MBR-5:
TTGCAGCAAGAAGGTATGTCTATTATTGAAGAAGCAAGAGCAAAATTGAGAAAAAAGGATAATGGATGATAAATGCACGTTTTATGAATTCGTTTTTATATGGAATGAATTATGCGGATATGATGTTCCTGAAATACATGAACGCTTCATAAATTTTATTGAGACTACCGAAGGTGTATATGACAGAAGAATCATTTACGCATTTCGTGAGTCCGGTAAATCTTATATCATTTCATTATATGTCGCTTGGAAGATTTACTTAGATGCAAACTTCACTGCGGTTATAGTATCTGCCGAAGGTAACTTGGCCACTGAAAGAGCTAGGTTCATTAAGGAAGTTATTGAGACACACCCTTTAACGAAACACTTAGCTCCTACAAAAGAAAACTTAAAACGCTACAATGCCAGTTCGGAAACCAGCCAACTATTACGCAGCACATGGCGAAAGAACAACTTTACGGTAATCAGAAGCAAGGTTGATCTTGCTCCTACATGCCGTGTTCTTTCTATCGGTTCATCCTTAGCCGGTGCCCACGCTGATATTTCAATCATTGATGATGCTGAATCCGAAAAGAACGTACAGACTTCCAAAAGCCGTGAAGATTTGAAACGTAAGTTTTCTCATTTGCTTTCTGTATCTCAGAACAGAATGCTTGTAGTTGGCACACCGCATCATGAAGAAAGTCTATATGAACATCTACGTGAACATTCTGATTTTCATTGGCTAACACAAACGCCTTATAAAGACGGCTCCCCACCTTCGCCTAAGTGGTTAGATGGCGATTTCTCCGCTTACCCTGGCGAACCAATCTGGCCGGAAGTGGTATCTATCGAGCGACTACAGACGACTAGACGAAACTCTAGTACCGGCTTCTACATGTCTCAGTACATGTTGATTCCGTCAACAGTCACGGACTCTGTACTAGAACCAACCGCTATCAGGAATTACAAGCTAGACCTTAGAGAAAGTGATTTCGAGAGAACCGCCTTTGGTAATCCGAAAATCAGCATTGGTGAATTGTCTGTAAGAAAGATTGTCGGTTATTGGGATAGTGCGCTAGGTCAATCTTATGGGGATAGGTCAGTACTAGCTATAGCTGCCATGATGGATAATAACGACATTTACGTATTGGATATAGTCACGTTGCCGGAAGCCGATCTAACGTTGGAACGTCCATTTGAAAAGCAATTTCGTTCTGTCTTAGCTGCGATGAAGAGATATCATTGCCGGGAGATTTACATAGAAAGCAACTTCATTAAGACATTGCCTAGCGAATTGGCGGTATATGCGAAGGCGGTTCAACAGAAGATCAAGGTTCACACTGTCAACAGAACAAGCTCTCAAAACAAAAAGAAACTTATCACTGACACATTACAACCGGTTATCAGCTTTGGACGTTTATATATTCCGCCTCATGTCCGTTCTCACCCGCATTTTCTTATGGAAGTGAAGCATCATCCTTATTCAACGAAAGATGACTGTATCGACGCCTTAACCGGTGCGATCATGCATCTTCCAGGGGTTAAAAGCCAAGCTCATAAGGCTCCTGCAATTCGTCACGGTTTCGGAAATTCGGAAATGGGAAATAATATTATCAACCGATACACCCTAGGTTCATAACCCACATTCCTGTTTGACATTCATACCGGAATCATGCTGCTATCCGTTTCGGTACGGTTCATATGGAGGTTCTAGGTTATGGCTAAGGCTCCCGCTTCCTCGCAGCCCATGCTTGCCGGTTTCAAACTGGTCACTGAGGCAAAGCCCATCGGGAATGCAGCGGTACAGAAAGACCCTATCGCCAACTTCAAAGGCGGAATCGACAAACAGCTAGAATTCGTTGAACTGGAGTTGGCAGGTAAGCCCCTGCCCATGACGAATAAGGGACGCAAGGTGCGTCTGGCCTACTTCCGCAAGGGTGGCGTCTGGTACATCACGTTGAAGTACGGGAACACGAACCTCCTGATCGATGGTCGCGGCACTGTGGAAGCTGGCCCGACGCTGGAGAACGTGAAACAGGCGTTTGAAGCCATCAGGAACGCGGCGGACAACGAATTGAGGGAACCGATCACCGAAGCTGCCGACGCTATCGGTGCACGGCTTAAGGGTCGTACAGGACGCAAGAAAGCCGCATAGCCTAGCGGTCACATTCGGCACACAAGAATGAGGGGAGCTATCACGGCTCCCCTCTCTTTTTGTCTCTATGGTCCCAGGATCGATGCAGCCACGAGCCTACCCAGATTGAAGATTGGCGCGGCTACAGCGTTCTCGAAATACGGGTAACAGGGACGACCTGCCCCGACTGCCACCTCATACGACACGCTTATCGTGGGATTGTATGAAACGTATAGAACAGTAGACCAGTAGTTAGTGCTGTTTTATTTGACACAGTTACAAGAACGTTTGTTCCTGGATCACGAGCCGCAATAGTTGGTGTATTTAAAGCACCCAGAGTCGCCACAGCAAGATTGTGATTAGCCACCACTGAATCATCATTTACTGCCGCTGCGGTTGAAATAAAACCACTACTTAAGCTAGGAGTACCGCCACTTGGCACCACAACTACCTGCTCTGTTATTATTGCAACTATCTGTCCAACTCGGGCAGTATATACGGGAACGAAATTGACAGTTCTCATATCGAGAACCGCCGTATATTGCAATCCAGTTCGAAGCGAAGTTGAGGCGTTCGTAAACGTTCCTCCACCTGTCCGCCCACGTGATCCGATAAAAGGATCTAAGCAATTCGAAGCGATATCAAAGCTAGTCGCAATGGCACCAATTACATGATAATTGTCAATAGTGAAACGATCGCTATCAACGAGCTTCACCATAGTAGTTGAAGTTGCTCCCGCAGCAATTTCGACTTTGAGATTATTAACAGAACAATCATCGGAACCATTAAAATCTACAGCAATACCATTAGTTGGCAGTTCTTTAATAGTAAGATTGGTAACTTGATGATCGTCTCCATTATTAGAGAAGAATCCTTTTACGCAACGAATCGCGTTAATGTTATTCCATACCGCCTTGCTACCATCTTGTGCACCCGCCGCAGTGTGGAAATCAATTACTGTAATATTATTATATGTATTTGAAAATGCGTCGTTACCGGAACTATCATCTTTGTGCTGGACCGCAATACGGGTTATTTCGTCCCCTTCATACAGTTCAAAATGCATGTTGCTATATATGTTGCCATGACAACCATTTGACGTTAATCCATGACTCCATAATTTATATGCACTGAAATTCTCCAAAACGTTACCAGTCGCTTCTGTCGCCAAACGCCCCGACGAGCTTCTGTTGTCGCTGAGATGAAACTTGTGAGAAGCCCCAACGCCATCGGCTGTTATATCGATATATATGCCTCTGATTGCATTATAATGTGAAGAAGCCACTCGAATCGCGTTCTCGTTCAACGCTACAAGCCAATAATAAACATCATGGGTGAGCCCTCCAATGGAAGTACCCCCTCCATTGTCGTACCTCATTACCTCGCCCTGCGCACGCCCATGCGCCGTCAGGGTGATTGAATCTGTTACAGGATCAACATCGCTCGACCCGTCGAAAGTAATAGGAATAGTTCCGTCGTTGGCGGCGACGGTGTAGGCAATACCGGTCATTTCTCCGTAGGCACCATCAAGTATACAATTATTGCATCCATCCATGCTTATGACGCCGCCGCCTCTTTCCGCTTCGTAATCCACCACAATCTCATTGATGTGCTTAATATTGCGGAACGATGTGTTGTCACAATCCAGTGCCCATACCGTCCGATCATCAATATTGGTGCCGACGATGTTCTCAATGAGGCTATCGTGGACCGAATTAAAGTAGATCCCTGCATATGTTCCGTTATTGGCTCGTGCAGTCTGCTTCAGTCCAAAATTACGAAGCCGAACGCCAGTTAATGGGTTGGCAAGAGTCCCGTTAAATACCATCAATACGAATCCGCTTGGCGTGCCGAAGTGAAGAATACTACTATACGGATCAATCCCCTCAATGCTCACATTGCTTCTACCGATGATTGAACTATCGAAATAGTAGGTTTCGAAACCGATCATAAGCGAGATGGATGCCGATGTGCTGGCGATCAGTGCATTGAGTTTAGTTGTATTGGAACTTGCGTTCCCTGCACCGGTACGCATACCGATCTGGGAAAAATTATAGCAGGACGACCCACTTAACTGCTTCCAACGATTACCATTGTTATCAACTACAGTAAATCTTCCGGTACTGTCGAAACGCTCTGATACCGTCGAGTTATCGGTTCCGTCCTTATAATACATACCTTCGCCGCCGTCGCCCGGTGTATAATACCCTTTTAATAAGACATGGCTTGGCGATTCCGCTAATTCTAATAGCGTTAATTCTTCAACCGATTCCAACTCAACGGTAGTAATTCCCTGTCCTATCGTCGCTGGTGTATATAATTTAACATCGGAGGCTGCGTCAAATCCGAATATTTTGTTCGCTCTCTGCGTTGGTATCTCCAATTCTCCGGATGTATCTGTGATTTCTAACTTTAACGATCTGTCAATATCCCTGTTATGCTCTTGAAGCTTCATCCACAATCTATCGATATCTTCATTAATGTTTACCGCACGGTATGCGCCTTCTTCCTGATAATCGATAGTTCTTACCGTTGGGATTTCACGATACATAACAATGACCGCACCTGAAGATGGCACGTGATCTGTTATGAATGTTACGGTTCCGCCATTATCTTCACCTTCACCGGTAACGTTATAATCTGTTCCTCTAACCTTTAGTGTTCCATCAACATAAACAACTATGTCGTCTTTTTCAAATATCTCAAACGGATAAGAGAATGACGCTTGCCCAGAACTTATGTATTGAACACGTGTTACATTATTTTCAATAGCCACATTTTTTGCCTCACGTTCTTTTCATTATTTATGCAATTACCTAAACCATTCATCTACCCAATCTTCACGACCGGCTTTCTTTAGGTATCTCTTTCTTGCTCTTTGCTTTCTTTCCCATGCATTCGCATCGATAACTCGCTCAATGGTATCATCAACCAACTTACGTGTTGCCAATTCCGCATAGAAATTATTAAGACCTACAACGCTTCTTCCGTACTTAGAAATCTTTCCGCCAGCTTGGCTAAGTTCTTCCGTATCAAAACCAGAAGCTATAGGATCTACAACAATTTCTTTCAACAAATCATACATTACGTTTGTAACCGGAGTGAGTTTAGCGAGTGTGGCTAACTGAGTGGCCCTTGGTCCAAGTTCTTCACCTTGCACGAATGCAGCAACCTTAGCCGGGCTATCGATTCCCATGATATGCATGATTGCTGTTCCCATGATTGGGATAACGTCCTGTCTCCCAAGGCTCATTAAGAAGAAATCATAATTGAATTCCCCTTTATCATTCACCAACGGTGTAGGTGTTTGTCCCCTTGCTAACTCACGTGACCATGAATTAATCACACCGAGAACCATTCCACTAAGAACCATTGTTGCAAGCATCTTCGCTTTTACACCGCCAGAAATGTTACCTCTTCTATAGCTTATCATCGGTTTCCAGATAGCTTGATATGAGGAAGCACCATACTTCATGAACTGTCCGCCATATCGCACCATCTCGCCAGCAGCGGTACCAGATTGAATATGACGCATCATCAATCTATCAGCATGGGCATTATCAAATATAACGGCTTGTCTAGATTCACCAGTTAGATAAACCATAAGCTTATCTGCAAACTCTGCATCCCTTGCTTTTAATCCATCTAGATCAATGAACTTTTCCCCTTTGAAATGGTCATATGATTTCGTTGGTACCTTTCCGCTAACATTATTCCATGCATCTTCTGTGATACCTGAGTCACGCAACTGAGTTTGTAAGTTAGGGTTTTTCTTACCCATGCTTTCCCAATCCATACCCCAGACACGTCCGAGTTTTGCACGCAATGAGGTTTCATAGGCTTGCCTCATAGCTTCTGAGAACTGAGGCATACCAGTAGCGGTAATCACCTGAGAAAATTTCTGATTAACTTTGTTGAAGCCGCCGCCTTCCGCACCTAAACGGATCAACATATTTGACGTAGCATTGAATGCGGATTCATGAACTATCTTTTGATCTGCTAGGAATTCAAACATTTCTTCTTTGTTCTTTACCGTCTTCATAGCGATACTAATTGTTTTGAACGGGTTTATATCATTAGCAAAACCTCTAGCTATGCTGTTAATCGGATCACCGAACACAGATGAAATCACAGACGAACCAAGTAGGAGAGCACTTGTTCCGGTTCTGGCAACGCTGCCTGTCTTTCCCCAATTCACCCAATCATCAATATTTCTTGGACCAGTTATGTTCGAATGACTAGCCACATTCCATGTCTGTTCGAATTGTTGAGCGGATTTGTCCCTTCCTTGACTTCTCAACCAGCTTGCTATTTGTCGTCTTCCTGCGGCTGGCTTTGGTCCGAATATCTTAACTTCCGCAATGTCACTAGCGACGGAATGCAGATAACCGAATATCCCTGAAATCATGTCATCAGGTCCGAAACGTTCCATGATTTCGGGCCAAGCTTCGTCGGTGTAATGAAAGACACGTGAATGAGAATGGTTCAAACCGGTTGCACCGAATGAATTACCGTCGAACTTCCTTGCACCATTTTTAAGGAATTCATGATACGTACCTAATGCCATACGTAATTCGTGATCCGTCCAAGGCTGTTGTGTTAGCGGGTTGTTCTTTGTTCTATCAATTCTTACAAACATGTAATCAACGAATTCATCCTTCTGCACCATAAGCTTTTTGCCTTCATAAAGCTTATTCCAATCCAAATGCTGCATCTTGTAATTCTTTATTTCACCTACATCTATTCCGGCTTTCGTCATCATGTCATGCGAAGTTGCCGCTAACTTTTTCCAAGCTTCGGCATACGCTAAAGCCTCTACGTCTTTGGTTCCTTTTCCCGATAGTGCGTTAATGAATTCGCTACTTACTCGCTTACGTTCCTTGATGCCCCAGGTTGTCAACGGCTCTAGGATGCTAGGCAACCATTTGTCTCTATACGGAGCTATGTTATCCGCAATCGATGAAACCAAGTCACGTTCAATGGACGCCTTATAATCCATATAGTTACCTTGATCATTAAGCTTTCCAAATGGGTCACGCTCAATCAGATAGTTAGCTGCATATTCTTTAGGATGCGCCTTAATCCTTTCAATCCATCCTTCGGTTTTCGCAATGGTATCAACGGTTTCTTGTCTCTGTTTA
Proteins encoded in this window:
- the terL gene encoding phage terminase large subunit yields the protein MDDKCTFYEFVFIWNELCGYDVPEIHERFINFIETTEGVYDRRIIYAFRESGKSYIISLYVAWKIYLDANFTAVIVSAEGNLATERARFIKEVIETHPLTKHLAPTKENLKRYNASSETSQLLRSTWRKNNFTVIRSKVDLAPTCRVLSIGSSLAGAHADISIIDDAESEKNVQTSKSREDLKRKFSHLLSVSQNRMLVVGTPHHEESLYEHLREHSDFHWLTQTPYKDGSPPSPKWLDGDFSAYPGEPIWPEVVSIERLQTTRRNSSTGFYMSQYMLIPSTVTDSVLEPTAIRNYKLDLRESDFERTAFGNPKISIGELSVRKIVGYWDSALGQSYGDRSVLAIAAMMDNNDIYVLDIVTLPEADLTLERPFEKQFRSVLAAMKRYHCREIYIESNFIKTLPSELAVYAKAVQQKIKVHTVNRTSSQNKKKLITDTLQPVISFGRLYIPPHVRSHPHFLMEVKHHPYSTKDDCIDALTGAIMHLPGVKSQAHKAPAIRHGFGNSEMGNNIINRYTLGS